One genomic window of Quercus robur chromosome 6, dhQueRobu3.1, whole genome shotgun sequence includes the following:
- the LOC126688665 gene encoding early nodulin-75-like: MNTSKFCLVLVLLLGVVLLSTASLADHHESPKHEHKPPKGEKPPPKHKPPTSLNKEEKPLPEHKPPTPGKGEKPPPHDHHPGRLLLESTSIDGKHPPKGEKPPPKHKPPTPLDKEEKPFPEHKPPKGKGEKPPHDHHPGHLLLESSSIDGKAPPKGAKPPPKHKPPTSVEEGEKKPFPEHKPPKGKGEKPPPEHKPPHDHHPEDHKDSQRPPRKNLKPPTAEKKPPSPSHKPPHKPPTAN; the protein is encoded by the coding sequence ATGAATACCAGCAAATTCTGCCTAGTCCTAGTGTTGCTCCTTGGAGTGGTGCTTCTCAGCACTGCCTCACTGGCTGACCACCATGAGTCTCCCAAACATGAGCACAAACCTCCTAAGGGAGAAAAGCCACCCCCAAAACACAAGCCACCAACTTCACTCAACAAGGAAGAGAAGCCATTACCAGAACACAAACCACCAACCCCAGGGAAGGGAGAGAAGCCACCACCACATGATCATCACCCCGGACGCCTTCTATTGGAGTCTACTTCCATTGATGGCAAACATCCTCCAAAGGGAGAAAAGCCACCACCAAAACACAAGCCACCAACCCCACTTGACAAGGAAGAGAAACCATTCCCAGAACACAAGCCACCGAAGGGTAAAGGAGAGAAGCCACCACATGATCATCACCCTGGACACCTTCTATTGGAGTCATCTTCCATTGATGGTAAAGCTCCTCCCAAGGGAGCAAAGCCACCACCAAAACACAAGCCACCAACCTCAGTTgaagagggagagaagaaaCCATTCCCAGAACACAAGCCACCAAAGGGCAAAGGAGAGAAGCCACCACCGGAGCACAAGCCACCACATGATCATCACCCAGAAGATCATAAAGACTCGCAAAGGCCACCCCGAAAGAACTTGAAGCCTCCAACTGCTGAAAAGAAGCCACCAAGTCCTTCTCACAAGCCACCCCACAAACCCCCAACTGCCAACTGA